The DNA window AAGGGGAACCGCCCCTCGACCGAGTTCGCCATCATCATCCGCTCCCCCTGCGACGACAGCAGGTACCCCGAGAGCAGGGTCACGATCTCCAGGTACTGCGCGCGGGCGAGCGGCGACCAGCGCATGTAGTCCTCCGGCAGCCGCGCGCGGAGCTGCTCGACCGCCGCGTCGGCCGCGAGCCCCTCGCGCATCGCTGGATCCAGCATCAGCTTGATGCGCCCCGTCCCATCCCAGCGCGGCCGGTGCGAGTAGAAGGGATCGTCGGTCTGGCTCAAGTTCCGGCCGAAGAACGCCTTCGCCATCTGCACCTGCGCCACGGGGGAGCGCTGCAGGTAGGGGTAGAGCCGCATCAAGAGCTGCGGCCGGAACTTGCTCTCGGGGTGGCGCGCCCAGAAGCGCCGCACCCGATCCTCGCGGAAAATGTCGTAGCCCGCGAAGAACTCATCGGCCCCTTCGCCGGTCAGCACCACCCGGTAGCCGCTCTTCCGCACCAGGCTCGCCAGGATGAAGAGCGGCGCAGGAGCCGTGCGCAGCAAGGGCGCCTCCGCGTGGTAGACGACCTCGGGGAACACCTCGGCGATCTGCGGATCCCCGCACCGGATCGCGGCGTGCGCCGTCCCCAGGTGCGCCACCGCGGCTTGCTGGTGCTCGGCCTCGTCGAACTCGCGGTTGTCGAACTCCACCGAGAAGGTGCGGAGCGGGATCTCGCGGTTCGACGCGATGAGCGAGGCCACGATGGTCGAGTCGAGGCCACCCGAGAGGTAGCTGCCCACGGGCACGTCCGCGCGCAGCCGGATGGTCGACCCACCCTGGACCGCCTCGCGCACCCCGGCCATGGCCGCCGCCTCGTCCCCGCCTCGGGAAGCGCCCTTCTCCGGGAAGTCGGGCCGCCATCGGATGCTGACCCGCGGCTCCCCGTGCTGTCCCACGTCCATCACCGCCACCGACCCGGGCGGGAGCTGCTGCACCCCCCGGAACGGCGTGAGCGGCGCGATCGGCGCCCAGAAGGTGAGCGCCTCGTCCAGCCCCTCCTTCGAGAAGCCCCGCGGCACCGACGGATCCTGGAACAGCGCCTTCACCTCGCTCGCGAAGCGCAGCACCCCCTCGTGGACCGTCCAGAAGAGCGGGTTGATGCCCACCCGATCCCGCGAGAAGAGCGCTCGCTTCCGCGCGACGTCCCAGAGCACGAACGCCCACTGACCGTTCAGCCGATCCACCATGGCCTCGCCGTATTCGGCGTAGGCGTGGATCAGCACCTCGGTGTCGCTCTTCGTCCGGAACCGGTGCCCCTTCGCGCTCAGATCCTCGCGCAGCTCGATGTAGTTGAAGATCTCGCCGTTGAAGCAGACCCAGATCGACCCCTCGGCGTTGGCCATCGGCTGCCAGCCGCCGTCGAGATCGATGATCGACAACCGCGCGTGCGTGAGCGCCACGTGCTGATCACGGTAGATCCCGTAACCGTCAGGCCCCCGGTGACGGATCGCGCGCGCCATGCGCAGCGCGAGCTCGCGATCGGGAGGTGGAGCATCC is part of the Chondromyces crocatus genome and encodes:
- the asnB gene encoding asparagine synthase (glutamine-hydrolyzing), which encodes MCGIAGLINVRADAPPPDRELALRMARAIRHRGPDGYGIYRDQHVALTHARLSIIDLDGGWQPMANAEGSIWVCFNGEIFNYIELREDLSAKGHRFRTKSDTEVLIHAYAEYGEAMVDRLNGQWAFVLWDVARKRALFSRDRVGINPLFWTVHEGVLRFASEVKALFQDPSVPRGFSKEGLDEALTFWAPIAPLTPFRGVQQLPPGSVAVMDVGQHGEPRVSIRWRPDFPEKGASRGGDEAAAMAGVREAVQGGSTIRLRADVPVGSYLSGGLDSTIVASLIASNREIPLRTFSVEFDNREFDEAEHQQAAVAHLGTAHAAIRCGDPQIAEVFPEVVYHAEAPLLRTAPAPLFILASLVRKSGYRVVLTGEGADEFFAGYDIFREDRVRRFWARHPESKFRPQLLMRLYPYLQRSPVAQVQMAKAFFGRNLSQTDDPFYSHRPRWDGTGRIKLMLDPAMREGLAADAAVEQLRARLPEDYMRWSPLARAQYLEIVTLLSGYLLSSQGERMMMANSVEGRFPFLDPRVMDVADALPDALKLRVLDEKHVLKQAMRDILPPSVLARTKQPYRAPVVAPFFGAEVPRYVEECLSPEAIQAAGVWQPQLVAALVAKCKKTGGKAMSNTDDMAFCAILSTQLMARDLIDGARLRAAGEDASGKLGVDVDRVLAPI